The segment AAGATAGGAAATGAAATGGCCAACGATTAGGAGCTATAAGAATGTCGTAGAAATTATCTTGCGGGGGTAGAAGATGCTCTTTTTCACAATCCTGGTAATCTAATGAAGGGAATGAGGATTTTGCGCCTATCAATAGGGGAATAGCATCGATGAAAAGGATTCACTAGACTTTTGTTTCGATTCTTATCTCAGTGTGAGAAGACTTTTCAATTACAAAGTGCCAAAGACTTTCTTGTTGATAAgaggacacatacacacacacacatatatatgtgtgtgtatatatatatatatatatatatatatatatatatatatatatatatatatatatatatatatatatatatatatatatatatatatatatatgagacgtgGGACTTTGTGTATCTGTtacttaaagttttttatttttcatattgtacGAGGTCTTcgtttgttttttattgaaattttccctttattaAAGGCCAAGGTAATTTGATAATTAGTGTTGAATATcagtaaataattcataaatgcagttatttacaaaaacacacacacacacacacacatatatatgtataatataatatatatatatatatatatatatatatatatatatatatatatatattatatatatatataacatatatatatatgcatgtgtgtgtgtgcgtgtgtgtgtttataaataacTGCATTTAGGAATTATTTACTGATATTCAACACTAATTATCAAATTACTTTGGCCTTTAATAAAGGGAAAATGTCAATAACAAACAAACGAAGAACTCATATAAAAATTAGACTTTCAGAAACAGATACACAAAGTCCCACGTCTCAGAATCATTGTTTGCATAAGATATCTCTTTCCTCTCTAAACAGATTAGGAAATAGAAGGGCAAGGTGAGGAATAGATAatacaaagtaagaaaaaaaacatttacatatgCAACTATCACGACCGAGCATCCATTTTCCATAGACAAAAAAAGTGGACATCCTGACCCAAATGTTCTTTGTATACTTAAGCAGTTCTCATAAAGAAGAGATAATTTTTTCATCAAGAACgtgagaaaataagtaaaatgtgcgctgaagtttcttcggagcaatcgagtttcctgtatgCCGTATAAAAAATACCACcgtaaatagatctatctttcggtggcctcggtattttgctatatgagccgcggcccatgaacctTTAAcaacgacccggtggtggcctatcctgtaTAGTTGCcaaaagcacgattatggctaactttaaccttatatagaataaaaactactgaggctagagggctgcaatttggtatgttttatgattggatGGTTGATGATTGACATACCAATTgtcagccatctagcctcaataggttttaagatctgagggcggacagaaaaattaaggacggacagataaagacggcacaacagtttccttttaaaatgACAATATTTTATAGTTGTTCTCAGTCTTGAGAGTGCATGCTAAGACCCAGCCCAAAAGGAGTCGTTGCTCGTGTATCAGAAGACCAGCTCATTAACGAAAGATGATTGTTACTCATTTGAGACTATTTGAGACGTGAAATCGAGTCAATTAGGAGTCATTATTGTTAGAACTTTAATGTTGTATAAAACATTTTCCTGGTAAACAGTAAATATTTAAATCAACCAGATTCGTTCAGTTTTAATCATAGATTTACTGCAGAAATTGACAAACTGAAAATTCTTCAAAAATAAGTGTGAGAAAatctattatttcttattatgccCGTTCTATTCAAACCTTTTCATTTAAAGCAGAAGCGACTGCGAGAAAGAGTCAGTAATCGAACTGGAATCGCCTTCGTCGAAATTCAGGTCTTTTTCGCGTGTTTAACGAAGCAGAAATGAACGAATGATCGAAGTGTCCTGGGAAGTAATGTCTCTAATGTATCAACTTCAcctgaaaggaaaataaactggtGAATTAAATGCAGGGAAGAAACCGAGAGACCGAAGTGAAAGTACCGGACATGATACAGTTGACCGTGTGTGCTTCTGGGGGAAGTGCTCCGTACTCCCGAAACCAcctctatttttctctctccttttcttcctctctttttttgcGTCGAGAGGAAggcggagtaggaggaggaggaataggaggaggagggtcaACTCACCGGGAGGAAAGACGGGGAGAGACCTTGTTTTTATGCACATATGGCACTCGAGTGCCCCCCGAAAAAAAGTGGTCCCTCCCTCCTTGAGGTCAGTTCTGTCGGTGGTATAAATAGGTGAGCCACTGCCGGGATAAGGCAGTTCGCTCCGAGTTCCCGAATCACGATGAACGCTAAGGTGAGAATTGTTAGCACTTTTGGCTTGGCGAGAGCAATAGCAAGGAAGGGGTCCAGGTTACGCTAAAATTACCCTATAGTCTCTGATATTCTATAAtgctagaaaatatattttttttcagcttaCGAGATGAGATAGAATTGTTTCGTATTCTGTGGAATTTTTAGTTGCTCCAGAGTTTTATTATCAGACTTATCGAGGGAGAGAATACGGGAATCCATTCGTCAAAGTCAATTTACATAATGCTTTGAGATTAGTGAACCATACAAGaatagaaacaaagaaaaagggtGCTTACAGTAACAATCTAAATTAATAAGGAAAGTGGGTATGACCTTTCGTCCATAGTATCACGTTTCACTCCATTGTTTATTGTTCAtcgcgctctctctttctctctctctctctctctctctctctctctatctatctgtctgtctatctatctatctatatctatctatatctatttatctatctagttatctatttgtttatctatctatctgactatatatatttttttcggctATTAATTTCATAAACTCTAAGAACTTTTTTGAAATTATTGCGACTGCTATCTAGAACAACATCgaaagctcagagagagagagagagagagagagagagagagagagagagagagagagagagagagagagagagagagagagagaatccaacgAATAACAGAAACCAATCATAAAAATCTTGTGAATTTGCGACAAAAtttttatacgtatatgaaatcATAATTCTTAGGTATCTGAGAACACCTACATACTTCCTTTTTTTGCCACAGGTCTTCTTCCTTCTGGGTCTGGTGGCTGTCGCAGCCGGTGACAAGCGCCCTCCTGCATACTCCTACAATGCCCCGGTGAGTTGAAAGTACTTTTAGAAAGTacttttaagtcttggttttcTGTTCTATTGTTTTTTATGAAGTCTTAACTTGTTGGTAATAGTGTTTGGTTATTTTTCGTGGAATGGTTTCGAAGAAAGTATTGTCTGGCTTGTGATATTCTGATGTGTTAATGTTTTTAGTGATTTCAACTGTATCGTAGATACCGATCTTAAATGTTGCACATgatgaaatttaaatataagtggaGCGCATTCATATCTTGCCAGTTTCCTGGTGGAATGTTCTTTACTGTTGAAATGATAGGGAAGAGGAAATTAAGAAATATGAGTTAATTATGTCCATATCTAATATCTAATAACTGTTATGAAATGCGCAAATGCGACAGTCATATCCTAGCTTTGTCGTTCTTACCGAATTACCTCTATACCAATTTCCTAACCTAGTTTTTTAATTAAAGGGTAATACGAAATCAGGGTTAATAAAGTTCTTATCTTGTTGAAAAAGCTATTTTTTGCTGCCTGCAATATCTAGAAGTGTCCACGTGAGAGATCATATAGAATCCGAGTCTATCACATCCATAGTCTTCTGAGAGACAACCATTTTGATAGGAGATAAAAGGGTATTGTTTCTTGCTTAGAAAAATGTTATCCAGTAATGCCAATGTAACAAAAGTTTCTCCAAGGATTACACACGTGGTTTTGTATTCTGTCTTGAATATAGAGCTTTATAATTTCGTGCAATAACTTTAAATATTGTACATACCATAGCGTTCGACTTTATATGATTCACTTTACTGAAACCTAATATTTACCCTTTTTATGGTGATCAATACTCATAGAAGTGTACATTGCGTAAGAGAACGTCGACAAAACACTCATTTAATTTAAATCCATCCATTCACCCATTTAAAGTCAGTTCTTCACTCATTTAAAATCATTGAAATGGCACTCCTTCACTCACTTAAAAGGACAGTCCTTTGCTTATTTAATTCTAATTTTTCACTCATTTAGATGCCATTCGTCACTCATTTAGATGGTATTCCTTCACTCATTTAAATTGCAATCCTTTACTCTGTCACGTACAATCCTTCAGTCATTTAAATGTAATCCTTCACTCATTAAAATGCAGTTCGTCActcatttacacgattccttcaCTCATCTAAATACAACCATTTACTCATTTCAGTGGCAATCCTTCACTCAGTTCAATGGCATTCCTTCATTTAATACAAGCCTTCACTCATTTAAATACAATCCTTCACTCTTGTAAATGTAATCCTTCACTAGTTTAAACCAATTTTTCACTCAATTAAATGCAATCCTTAACACAATCAAATTGGCATTTATCCCTTCAGGCCTCCTTCGAAGGCTCCGACGAGTCCACCGAAGCCAAGTACGACTTCAACTGGGCCGTGAAGGACGAGTACTCCGGCAACGACTTCGGCCACCAGGAGTCCCGCGACGGCGACAACACCCAGGGATCCTACTACGTCCAGCTCCCCGACGGCCGCCTGCAGAAGGTGACCTACTTCGTCGACGGTGACTCCGGCTACGTGGCTGAGGTGTCCTACGAGGGAGAGGCTCGCTACCCAGACTCAGTCGAGTCCAGGGAATACTCAGCCCCAAGACCTACTTACTCAGCACCCAGACCCACTTACTCAGCCCCCAGACCCACTTACTCAGCCCCTGATTCCGAGGAATCCGTGGAGGTGCCTGTCTACAGCCCACCAAGACGTACCTATGGGTTCCCTCAGTAATAAATCTTCGCCTGTGATACTCTGCAACAATCTTTCTACTCGTATTTAATTTTTCGCTATGTAAAGATTGTATTTATGGAATAATAAAAGGACTGAAGCATAATTCTGAGTTTTTATGGTTAGtggaaaattcataataataacacATGTTGACTTACATAGATTGCTTTCTCAAAATGTCAAAATACGGAAGTAAAGTTAGCGCTGTAATTATTGGAGAAGGAATGCATTCGAGCGCTAAATTAAGGTAAAGTGGATGACCAGTCACAATAGGAATATCaacactaaatttaaaattttttatctctccgcatacatgcatacatacacacacacacacacacacacacatatatatataatatatatatatatatatatatatatatatatatatatatatatatatatatatatatatatatgcatatatatatatatatatatatatatatatatatatatatatataatacacacacacacacacacatatatatatatatatatatatatatatatatatatatatatatatatatatatatatatatatatacccagttaCCGAAATGTACCCGTGAAGAATTAGATATGCCTTCGTTACTTTTCACTTCGTTGGTGAaccagaaaaaaattttaatcaaaatttaccaaatacaaaattaattaaaaaattcaggACGATTTAGTATAACTCATCATAGTCATATGACTCCTATGAGAGCTGCAATAAGTATGAAACGAGAAGAATAacaagagaaaatatttaaaattgtgTGTATGCAAGCTGTTTcacaaaaattgtaaaaacttTTCGTATCAATAATTCCTGAAGGGCAAAGAATTATGACTATTATTCAGctttttaattacatttcaacCATGTATTTATTTCGTTTCTCAtggtataaacacatacacatgaaCATACACTTTCGTacataaac is part of the Macrobrachium nipponense isolate FS-2020 chromosome 15, ASM1510439v2, whole genome shotgun sequence genome and harbors:
- the LOC135227127 gene encoding pro-resilin-like — encoded protein: MNAKVFFLLGLVAVAAGDKRPPAYSYNAPASFEGSDESTEAKYDFNWAVKDEYSGNDFGHQESRDGDNTQGSYYVQLPDGRLQKVTYFVDGDSGYVAEVSYEGEARYPDSVESREYSAPRPTYSAPRPTYSAPRPTYSAPDSEESVEVPVYSPPRRTYGFPQ